From one Amaranthus tricolor cultivar Red isolate AtriRed21 chromosome 17, ASM2621246v1, whole genome shotgun sequence genomic stretch:
- the LOC130804560 gene encoding uncharacterized protein LOC130804560: protein MSFSAIEDDSREIRLPADVDWQMLDKSRFFFLGAALFSGVSAALYPAVVLKTRQQVNLAPIPCSRMASLMLTQEGPRSFYKGFGTSLMGTIPARALYMAALEVTKSSIGKASLRVGFSEASSATIANAVAGLSASMAAQLVWTPVDVVSQRLMVQTNGFSNYRNGFDAFKKILSVDGFRGLYRGFGISALTYAPSSAVWWGSYSVSYRLIWDGISCYKCKWKFDSVNCENGKFLEANPMFVVGVQGVSAALASGFSALITTPLDTIKTRLQVLERERGGGRGRPPTVAQTVRDLVKEGGFSACYRGLGPRWASMSMSAATMVTTYELLKRLSTKHQG from the coding sequence ATGAGTTTTAGTGCAATTGAAGATGATTCAAGAGAAATCCGATTACCAGCAGATGTAGATTGGCAAATGCTTGATAAATCAAGATTCTTCTTCTTAGGAGCCGCCCTATTCTCGGGCGTCTCCGCCGCACTTTACCCCGCCGTCGTATTAAAAACCCGACAGCAGGTAAATCTAGCCCCGATACCATGTTCGAGAATGGCCTCCCTGATGTTAACCCAGGAAGGCCCTCGATCATTTTACAAAGGATTTGGTACATCCTTAATGGGTACCATTCCAGCTAGGGCCCTATACATGGCTGCCCTAGAGGTTACAAAGAGTAGTATAGGGAAAGCAAGTTTAAGGGTAGGTTTTTCTGAAGCTTCATCAGCCACCATTGCTAATGCTGTTGCAGGTTTAAGTGCTTCAATGGCTGCCCAACTTGTGTGGACCCCGGTTGATGTTGTTAGTCAAAGATTAATGGTTCAAACAAATGGGTTTTCTAATTATAGAAATGGGTTTGATGCATTTAAGAAGATTTTGAGTGTGGATGGATTTAGAGGGTTATACAGAGGATTTGGTATCTCTGCTTTGACATATGCACCTTCAAGTGCTGTTTGGTGGGGTTCTTATTCAGTTTCATATAGATTAATTTGGGATGGAATTAGTTGTTATAAATGTAAATGGAAATTTGATAGTGTAAATTGTGAAAATGGAAAGTTTTTAGAGGCTAATCCTATGTTTGTGGTTGGTGTTCAAGGGGTAAGTGCAGCATTAGCAAGTGGGTTTTCAGCCTTGATTACTACACCACTTGACACCATTAAGACTAGATTGCAAGTGTTGGAAAGAGAGAGAGGTGGCGGCCGAGGGCGGCCGCCTACGGTGGCGCAGACGGTGAGGGATTTGGTTAAGGAGGGTGGATTTTCAGCTTGTTATAGAGGGTTAGGGCCTAGATGGGCTTCAATGTCTATGTCTGCTGCTACAATGGTCACTACTTATGAGTTGCTTAAGAGATTATCTACTAAACACCAAGGTTAA